The uncultured Hyphomonas sp. genome includes a region encoding these proteins:
- a CDS encoding isoprenyl transferase: MSREPAPASEGAGAKGLPGPQHVAIIMDGNGRWAKARGLPRAAGHERGVEALRRTVEAAPELGIRYLTVFSFSTENWRRPAAEVSALFGLLKAYVQRDLGRLKREGVRIRVLGRRTGLPADIAELVDKAERETATNSDFYLNIAFNYGGREEILRATQKLADAIQRGDVQADAVDEAAFSKFLDTDGIPDPDLLIRTSGEYRLSNFLLWQAAYAELIFTDVLWPDFDKSALEQAILEFRNRERRFGAVTSEPR; encoded by the coding sequence ATGTCCCGCGAACCCGCCCCCGCTTCAGAGGGCGCCGGGGCAAAGGGGCTGCCGGGGCCGCAGCACGTTGCCATCATCATGGATGGCAACGGACGCTGGGCGAAGGCCAGAGGACTGCCGCGGGCAGCGGGCCATGAGCGTGGGGTGGAAGCCTTGCGCCGGACCGTCGAAGCCGCCCCGGAACTCGGTATCCGCTACCTGACCGTCTTCTCCTTCTCGACAGAAAACTGGCGCCGACCGGCAGCAGAAGTTAGTGCCCTGTTCGGCTTGCTGAAAGCATACGTCCAGCGTGACCTTGGCCGCCTGAAGCGGGAAGGCGTACGCATTCGTGTGCTTGGCCGCCGGACCGGCCTGCCGGCGGATATCGCAGAGCTTGTCGACAAGGCCGAGCGGGAAACCGCCACGAACTCGGATTTCTACCTCAACATCGCCTTCAACTATGGTGGCCGGGAAGAGATCCTTCGGGCCACGCAGAAACTGGCTGACGCAATCCAGCGCGGAGACGTTCAGGCAGACGCGGTCGACGAAGCCGCATTCTCAAAGTTTCTGGACACGGACGGCATTCCCGATCCTGACTTGTTGATCCGCACCAGCGGGGAATACCGCCTTTCGAATTTCCTTCTGTGGCAGGCGGCCTATGCCGAGTTGATCTTCACCGATGTGCTGTGGCCGGATTTCGACAAATCGGCGCTCGAGCAAGCCATACTGGAATTCCGGAACCGGGAACGGCGGTTCGGGGCTGTCACTTCGGAGCCGCGCTGA
- the frr gene encoding ribosome recycling factor — protein sequence MSYDKKDLERRMEGALASLSTEFSGLRTGRASVNLLDSIMVPAYGSTVPLNQVASVTVTDTRMLSVNVWDKSVVGATDRAIRESGLGLNPVVDGQNLRLPIPPLNEERRKELQKVAGKYAEAARVAIRNIRRDGMDSLKAMEKDGEISEDRHHGLSDEVQKLTDTYVAKVDEALKAKEAEIMQV from the coding sequence ATGAGCTATGACAAGAAAGACCTGGAGCGCCGCATGGAAGGCGCACTGGCATCGCTCTCCACGGAATTCAGCGGCCTGCGTACGGGCCGGGCGTCCGTGAACCTGCTCGATTCCATCATGGTGCCGGCTTACGGCTCGACCGTGCCGCTGAACCAGGTGGCGTCCGTCACCGTGACCGATACGCGGATGCTGTCGGTGAATGTCTGGGACAAATCCGTGGTTGGCGCGACTGACCGCGCGATTCGCGAATCGGGACTTGGCCTGAATCCGGTTGTAGACGGCCAGAACCTTCGCCTGCCGATTCCGCCGCTGAATGAAGAGCGCCGCAAAGAGCTTCAGAAAGTCGCCGGCAAATATGCGGAAGCTGCGCGCGTCGCGATCCGCAACATCCGCCGGGATGGCATGGACAGCCTGAAAGCGATGGAAAAGGACGGCGAGATCAGTGAAGACCGCCATCACGGCCTTTCCGACGAAGTCCAGAAGCTGACAGACACCTACGTCGCCAAAGTCGACGAAGCGCTGAAGGCCAAGGAAGCGGAGATCATGCAGGTCTGA
- a CDS encoding ABC transporter permease produces MSQAAAPFGRLERTLAWRYLRAKREHGGASLISIISFVGIFFAVAALIITMSIMSGFRATLLDALLGGQPHVHAIVNQYSEAEAEAIADKIREIPGVTSASPYIEEYVLVTANGRKTGAVVRAMRNEDLATLSFLKDHGQAAIDAGFGVGKNGGNTIMMGSFLAAGREGLGVLPGDKVEIITTGTNASVMGATPRSKAYTVGEIFSTGSVELDMAYIFMPMDQAQILFQSKDRYQMLDIRLKDPDRTQEAMQAIALATGNAVRMYDWKSQRAAYLNALKVERTMVRLLVMVIMGIATLNIIVGVVMLVKNKTRDIAILRTIGLGRGGVLRVFLMVGTVLGTLGALLGMTVGVLFILNIGAIEAFINLFMDGGKVFDAETYGLAHLPAILDWADVFSTGLYALLMSAGVSLIPAWWASRQDPVSALRFE; encoded by the coding sequence ATGAGTCAGGCCGCTGCGCCATTCGGACGTCTCGAACGGACCCTGGCCTGGCGGTACCTGCGCGCCAAGCGCGAGCATGGTGGTGCGAGCCTGATCTCGATCATCTCCTTCGTCGGCATCTTCTTCGCCGTCGCTGCGCTGATCATCACCATGTCGATCATGAGCGGGTTCCGCGCGACGCTGCTGGACGCTCTGTTGGGCGGTCAGCCGCATGTCCATGCGATCGTCAATCAATACTCTGAAGCCGAGGCGGAGGCGATTGCCGACAAGATCCGCGAGATCCCGGGCGTCACCAGCGCGTCGCCCTATATCGAGGAATATGTCCTCGTCACCGCCAATGGCCGCAAGACAGGCGCCGTTGTCCGGGCGATGCGGAATGAGGATCTCGCGACCCTGTCCTTCCTGAAGGACCATGGGCAGGCCGCGATCGATGCTGGCTTCGGTGTCGGCAAGAATGGCGGCAACACGATCATGATGGGGTCGTTCCTGGCGGCGGGCCGGGAAGGGCTCGGCGTCCTTCCGGGCGACAAGGTGGAGATCATCACCACCGGCACGAATGCGAGCGTCATGGGCGCAACGCCGCGCTCCAAGGCCTATACGGTGGGCGAAATCTTCTCGACCGGCAGTGTCGAGCTCGACATGGCCTATATCTTCATGCCGATGGACCAGGCGCAGATTCTGTTCCAGTCCAAGGATCGCTACCAGATGCTCGACATCCGGTTGAAGGATCCGGACAGGACACAGGAGGCCATGCAGGCCATCGCGCTCGCCACTGGCAATGCGGTGCGGATGTATGACTGGAAGAGCCAGCGCGCGGCATACCTGAATGCCCTGAAGGTTGAGCGCACCATGGTGCGGCTGCTGGTCATGGTGATCATGGGGATCGCGACGCTCAACATTATCGTCGGCGTCGTGATGCTGGTGAAGAACAAGACCCGTGACATTGCAATCCTGCGCACCATCGGCCTCGGCCGGGGCGGCGTGCTGCGTGTGTTCCTGATGGTCGGCACCGTGCTCGGCACGCTGGGCGCGCTGCTCGGCATGACGGTCGGTGTCCTCTTCATCCTCAACATCGGCGCCATCGAGGCCTTCATCAATCTGTTCATGGACGGCGGCAAAGTGTTTGACGCGGAGACCTATGGCCTCGCGCACCTGCCGGCGATCCTCGACTGGGCTGACGTGTTCAGCACGGGGCTCTACGCCCTGCTGATGTCGGCGGGCGTCTCCCTTATCCCGGCCTGGTGGGCCTCCCGCCAGGATCCGGTCAGCGCGCTGAGGTTCGAGTGA
- the rpsB gene encoding 30S ribosomal protein S2, translating into MALPDFTMRQLLEAGVHFGHQTHRWNPRMKPYIYGERSGIHIMDLSKTVPALHQSLLFVRDTVAKGGRVLFVGTKRQAQEPVAEAAQRCAQYYMNHRWLGGTLTNWSTVSNSIKQLRELNAMFETGGGSGLTKKELLDLERRREKLQKSLGGIADMGGLPSAMIVIDTNKEAIAVQEARKLGIPVVAVLDTNCDPADADYGFPGNDDAARAISLYCNLFADAVLDGLAESSAGLGMDLGELEDVTGVVDADVAAADETADETGA; encoded by the coding sequence ATGGCCCTACCTGACTTCACCATGCGTCAGCTGCTCGAAGCTGGCGTTCACTTCGGTCACCAAACCCACCGCTGGAACCCGCGCATGAAGCCGTACATCTACGGCGAGCGCTCCGGCATTCACATCATGGACCTGTCCAAGACTGTGCCGGCTCTGCACCAGTCACTGCTGTTCGTGCGTGATACGGTGGCCAAGGGTGGCCGCGTCCTGTTCGTCGGCACCAAGCGCCAGGCCCAGGAGCCGGTTGCTGAAGCCGCACAGCGCTGCGCCCAGTACTACATGAACCACCGCTGGCTCGGCGGCACGCTGACCAACTGGTCCACCGTTTCCAACTCGATCAAGCAACTGCGCGAACTGAACGCGATGTTTGAAACGGGCGGCGGCTCCGGCCTGACCAAGAAAGAGCTGCTCGATCTTGAGCGCCGTCGTGAGAAACTCCAGAAATCTCTGGGCGGTATCGCTGACATGGGCGGCCTGCCGTCGGCCATGATCGTGATCGACACCAACAAGGAAGCCATCGCCGTTCAGGAAGCCCGCAAGCTGGGCATCCCGGTTGTGGCCGTCCTGGACACCAACTGTGACCCGGCCGACGCCGACTATGGCTTCCCGGGCAACGACGACGCTGCACGCGCCATCTCGCTCTACTGCAACCTGTTCGCCGACGCCGTTCTCGACGGCCTGGCAGAATCCTCCGCTGGCCTGGGCATGGACCTCGGCGAGCTGGAAGACGTTACGGGCGTTGTGGATGCTGACGTCGCTGCAGCAGACGAAACGGCTGACGAAACCGGCGCATAA
- a CDS encoding ABC transporter ATP-binding protein yields the protein MAAPVLELSGIDRAYKTAAGELNVLSGAQLKLRAGELVGLIGPSGSGKSTLLHTAGLLERPEAGAVLLDGVDCLKLDDKSRTALRRSKIGFVYQFHHLLPEFNAADNVAMPLMIAGVARKAAREKAAELLAEMGLEHRADHQPGQMSGGEQQRVAIARALANTPRLVIADEPTGNLDPATTERVFATFIKMAREEGAAVLVATHNHALTAHMDRVLTLEDGKLVPYEPE from the coding sequence ATGGCGGCGCCTGTGCTCGAACTTTCCGGCATCGATCGCGCCTACAAGACGGCGGCGGGCGAGTTGAACGTGCTGTCCGGCGCGCAGCTGAAGCTGCGGGCGGGCGAACTGGTCGGCCTGATTGGCCCGTCCGGGTCCGGCAAGTCGACCCTCTTGCACACGGCTGGCCTGCTGGAACGTCCGGAGGCTGGCGCCGTCCTGCTGGATGGCGTCGATTGCCTGAAGCTGGATGACAAGTCCCGCACGGCGCTGCGCCGCTCCAAGATCGGCTTCGTCTACCAGTTTCACCATCTGCTGCCGGAGTTCAACGCCGCGGACAATGTAGCCATGCCGCTGATGATTGCCGGCGTCGCCCGCAAGGCCGCGCGGGAAAAAGCCGCTGAGCTTCTCGCCGAAATGGGGCTGGAGCACCGGGCGGATCACCAGCCGGGCCAGATGTCCGGCGGGGAGCAGCAGCGCGTTGCCATCGCCCGGGCGCTGGCGAACACGCCACGTCTTGTGATCGCCGACGAACCGACCGGCAATCTCGATCCCGCGACGACCGAGCGGGTCTTTGCCACCTTCATCAAGATGGCCCGGGAAGAGGGCGCCGCCGTGCTGGTGGCGACTCACAACCACGCCCTGACGGCCCATATGGACCGCGTCCTGACGCTGGAAGACGGCAAACTGGTTCCCTACGAGCCGGAATAA
- a CDS encoding proline--tRNA ligase — MRLSRYFLPVSKEAPADAAIVSHKLMLRTGMVRQNGAGIYTWLPLGYRVLKKIEQIVREEMNRAGAVELLMPTLQQADLWRESGRYDDYGKEMLRITDRHDRDMLYGPTNEELITDVFRSYVKSYKQLPLNLYHQQWKFRDEVRPRFGVMRGREFLMKDAYSFDLTEDGARVAYYKMFCAYLNAFSRMGLTAVPMRADTGPIGGELSHEFIILADTGESAVFCDKTLLDMEPPGLDLDFDSDLTGEVEKRTQFYAATEEMHDEVAFAAIPEDRQVSARGIEVGHIFNFGTKYSKPMNAVVQGPDGQMVPVQMGSYGIGVSRLVGGIIEACHDDNGIVWPEAVAPFHVGLINMRVGDEGCDKACGDLYEQLEAAGIDTLYDDTDDRAGAKFARMELIGLPWQLVIGPKGLEKGIVEVKNRKTGEKVELPFAEVIAKVTPA; from the coding sequence GCATCTACACATGGCTGCCGCTCGGCTATCGCGTCCTGAAGAAGATCGAACAGATCGTGCGGGAAGAGATGAACCGTGCGGGCGCTGTCGAGCTTCTCATGCCGACGCTTCAGCAGGCCGACCTCTGGCGGGAGTCCGGCCGCTATGACGACTATGGCAAGGAGATGCTGCGCATCACGGACCGGCATGACCGGGACATGCTCTACGGCCCGACCAATGAAGAGCTGATCACCGACGTCTTCCGCTCCTATGTGAAGAGCTACAAGCAGCTGCCGCTGAACCTGTATCACCAGCAGTGGAAATTCCGCGATGAAGTCCGCCCGCGTTTCGGCGTGATGCGTGGCCGCGAATTCCTGATGAAGGATGCCTATTCCTTCGACCTGACCGAGGACGGTGCCCGCGTCGCCTACTACAAGATGTTCTGCGCCTATCTGAACGCGTTCAGCCGCATGGGCCTCACCGCCGTGCCGATGCGTGCCGATACTGGGCCGATTGGCGGCGAACTCAGCCACGAATTCATTATCCTGGCCGACACGGGCGAGAGCGCGGTCTTCTGCGACAAGACCCTTCTGGATATGGAGCCGCCCGGCCTCGACCTCGATTTCGACAGCGACCTGACCGGGGAAGTGGAGAAGCGTACGCAGTTCTATGCGGCCACCGAAGAGATGCACGACGAAGTGGCCTTCGCGGCCATCCCGGAAGACCGTCAGGTCTCCGCGCGCGGTATTGAAGTCGGCCACATCTTCAATTTCGGCACCAAGTATTCGAAGCCGATGAATGCCGTGGTGCAGGGGCCGGATGGCCAGATGGTGCCGGTCCAGATGGGCAGCTATGGCATTGGCGTCTCGCGCCTTGTCGGCGGCATCATCGAGGCCTGCCATGACGACAATGGCATTGTTTGGCCGGAGGCGGTTGCGCCATTCCATGTCGGCCTGATCAACATGCGGGTCGGTGACGAAGGCTGCGACAAGGCCTGCGGCGATCTCTACGAACAACTCGAAGCGGCCGGCATCGACACGCTGTATGATGACACCGACGACCGGGCCGGCGCGAAGTTCGCGCGGATGGAGCTGATCGGCTTGCCCTGGCAGCTGGTGATCGGCCCGAAAGGCCTTGAAAAGGGCATAGTTGAAGTCAAGAACCGCAAGACCGGCGAGAAGGTGGAGCTGCCTTTCGCTGAAGTGATTGCAAAGGTTACGCCCGCATGA
- the tsf gene encoding translation elongation factor Ts — MAEITAALVKALREKTGAGMMDAKKALVENNGDEAAATDWLRAKGLSKAAKKSGRTAADGLVAVQVSEDGKSGAIVELNAETDFVARNEKFQSALAGITKAALGTDGSVEALSAAPSPDGEGSVDDLIKRLIATIGENMTLRRSAKLTADGKVASYIHNAEAAGMGKVGVLVALDGSGDLDEIGRKVAMHIAATSPAAATTDELDQSIVEAEKRVLTEQARESGKPDAVIEKMIVGRMQKFYKEVVLVEQPFVMNPDQTVGEFLKGEGATLKGFVHFKLGEGVEKEEDNFADEVASMTKGA, encoded by the coding sequence ATGGCTGAGATTACAGCTGCGCTTGTGAAGGCGCTCCGTGAAAAAACGGGCGCTGGCATGATGGACGCCAAGAAGGCGCTCGTCGAAAACAATGGTGACGAAGCGGCGGCCACCGATTGGCTGCGTGCGAAAGGCCTGTCCAAGGCTGCCAAGAAGTCTGGCCGTACGGCCGCTGACGGCCTGGTGGCTGTGCAGGTTTCCGAGGACGGCAAGTCCGGCGCCATCGTCGAACTGAACGCCGAAACGGACTTCGTTGCCCGTAACGAGAAGTTCCAGTCCGCTCTGGCAGGCATCACGAAGGCTGCCCTGGGCACCGACGGTTCCGTCGAAGCCCTCTCAGCTGCCCCATCGCCGGATGGCGAAGGTTCGGTCGATGACCTGATCAAGCGCCTGATCGCCACGATCGGTGAGAACATGACCCTGCGCCGCTCCGCCAAACTTACGGCAGACGGCAAGGTCGCGTCCTACATCCACAACGCCGAAGCCGCTGGCATGGGCAAAGTGGGCGTGCTGGTTGCGCTCGACGGTTCCGGTGACCTGGACGAGATCGGCCGCAAGGTTGCAATGCACATCGCTGCAACGTCGCCGGCTGCTGCCACGACGGACGAGCTGGACCAGTCGATCGTCGAAGCTGAAAAGCGCGTCCTGACCGAGCAGGCCCGTGAGAGCGGCAAGCCGGATGCTGTCATCGAGAAGATGATCGTTGGCCGCATGCAGAAGTTCTACAAGGAAGTCGTGCTCGTCGAGCAGCCTTTCGTCATGAACCCCGACCAGACGGTTGGTGAGTTCCTGAAAGGCGAAGGCGCGACGCTGAAAGGCTTCGTCCACTTCAAGCTCGGCGAAGGCGTCGAGAAGGAAGAGGACAACTTCGCAGACGAAGTCGCTTCCATGACAAAAGGCGCCTGA
- the dnaE gene encoding DNA polymerase III subunit alpha, which produces MSESPFIHLAIRSSYSLLESMISPKEVKAWCEEHLVPAVAITDRNNLFGALEISLTLSGAGIQPIMACCFDVVEDVPRAEPSRLSLYAQNEAGYRRLMYLSSRAYLDAADGVPKLSRALVMEQTEGLIVLTGGAEGEVAKHLLKGRVADARTELSTLASAYPGRCYVEITRHGTPEERAIEEGLIELAYELELPLVATHDARFMKPDDAQAHDAMMCISNGEYLGQPDRKQVSAQQYLKSPSEMRLLFADLPEAIENTVEIARRCAVKSETHKPILPNFSNEGRSEAEELRKQALEGLEFRLSEADQLYAERETYFKRLDYELGIIERMGFPGYFLIVSDFIKWAKEHGIPVGPGRGSGAGSLVAWVLLITDLDPLRFDLLFERFLNPERVSMPDFDIDFCQERRSEVIRYVRDKYGADSVAMIITFGTLQAKAVVRDVGRVMQMPYGQVDRLAKLIPFNPANPPKLQEAIDDEPKFYEEMDADERVGELLKIALKLEGKYRNAGTHAAGVVIGDRPLVELVPLYNDPRADLPATQFNMKYAETAGLVKFDFLGLKTLTVIDRALKFIRRDGKDVGPEWKSLDDQATYDMMGGGDTLGVFQLEGAGMRDTLKKVRPHSLEDVIAIISLYRPGPMENIPVYIEGKENPESVQYAHPDLKPVLEATYGVPVYQEQVMRMAQEIAGYSLGDADLLRRAMGKKKVEEMIAQRKRFVEGAAANKQMEAPLANEIFDTMEKFAGYGFNKSHAAAYALIGYHTGYLKRHFAVEFLAASMSLDLGNTDKLAAFFQEAKRLKIPVIAPDVNSSTADFDVRDGSIVYALGALKGVGLEAMKHVVAIREKDGPFKDIYDFAERVDPKHVNKKAFESLAKAGAFDCFDKNRARVLAGAPMLAQMAASAAEDRMGGQGGLFGDAEPALRPAMPAAKAWNGQQKLDEEFRSIGFYFSGHPLDDVLSGLDRERVTLAMEIEERASDGKPIEMIGIVRLRSDKPARNGGKFAFLTLSDPTGEVEMMVFPETLSQNYDLLQVGNAVAVTVGVKRNGEEIRLNAERVLPLESARLSRGMGALKVRLAVGANPAEIAGVVGHLAKLPDAERGDILVEVPLDDGRLVILKLPATYTISLKAQRALKDVPGVERVEPLKAA; this is translated from the coding sequence TTGTCCGAGTCGCCCTTCATCCATCTTGCCATCCGCTCCAGCTATTCGCTGCTGGAGAGCATGATTTCGCCGAAGGAGGTGAAAGCCTGGTGCGAGGAACACCTCGTGCCGGCGGTGGCGATCACCGACCGGAACAATCTGTTCGGCGCGCTCGAAATCTCGCTCACCCTGTCGGGGGCCGGCATCCAGCCAATTATGGCCTGCTGTTTCGATGTGGTGGAGGACGTACCGCGGGCCGAGCCGTCCCGCCTGTCGCTCTACGCCCAGAACGAGGCGGGCTACCGCCGCCTGATGTACCTGTCTTCGCGCGCCTATCTGGACGCGGCCGATGGCGTGCCGAAACTCTCCCGCGCGCTGGTGATGGAGCAGACCGAAGGCCTGATCGTGCTGACCGGCGGGGCCGAGGGTGAGGTGGCCAAGCACCTTCTGAAGGGCCGTGTCGCGGATGCGCGGACGGAACTGTCGACGCTGGCGAGCGCCTATCCGGGCCGCTGCTATGTCGAGATCACGCGTCACGGCACGCCGGAGGAGCGGGCGATCGAGGAAGGCCTGATCGAGCTGGCTTACGAGCTGGAGCTGCCGCTGGTCGCCACGCACGATGCGCGCTTCATGAAACCGGACGACGCGCAGGCGCACGACGCCATGATGTGTATTTCCAATGGCGAGTATCTCGGCCAGCCGGACCGCAAGCAGGTCAGCGCTCAGCAATACCTGAAATCGCCTTCGGAAATGCGGCTGCTGTTCGCAGACCTGCCGGAAGCCATCGAGAACACGGTCGAGATTGCCCGGCGCTGCGCCGTCAAATCGGAGACGCACAAGCCGATCCTGCCGAACTTTTCGAATGAAGGCCGCTCCGAGGCCGAGGAATTGCGCAAGCAGGCGCTGGAAGGCCTTGAGTTCCGCCTGAGCGAAGCCGACCAGCTCTATGCTGAGCGTGAGACCTATTTCAAACGGCTGGATTATGAGCTCGGCATCATCGAGCGCATGGGGTTCCCCGGTTACTTCCTGATCGTTTCGGACTTCATCAAATGGGCCAAGGAACATGGCATTCCGGTCGGACCGGGCCGGGGGTCCGGTGCCGGTTCGCTCGTCGCCTGGGTCCTTCTGATCACAGACCTTGATCCGCTGCGCTTTGATCTCCTGTTCGAACGCTTCCTGAATCCGGAACGTGTTTCGATGCCGGACTTCGACATCGACTTCTGTCAGGAACGCCGGAGTGAAGTGATCCGCTATGTCCGCGACAAATATGGCGCGGACTCTGTGGCCATGATCATCACCTTCGGTACGCTGCAGGCGAAGGCTGTGGTGCGCGATGTCGGCAGGGTCATGCAGATGCCTTATGGTCAGGTTGACCGCCTCGCCAAGCTGATCCCGTTCAATCCGGCCAACCCGCCGAAGCTTCAGGAAGCGATCGACGACGAGCCGAAATTCTATGAGGAAATGGACGCCGACGAGCGGGTCGGTGAACTTCTCAAGATCGCGCTGAAGCTGGAAGGCAAATACCGGAACGCCGGTACGCACGCCGCCGGTGTCGTCATCGGCGACCGGCCACTTGTGGAACTCGTGCCACTCTACAACGATCCGAGGGCGGATCTTCCGGCAACCCAGTTCAACATGAAGTACGCCGAGACGGCGGGCCTCGTGAAGTTCGACTTTCTTGGTCTGAAAACCCTGACCGTGATTGACCGGGCGCTGAAATTCATCCGGCGGGATGGCAAGGATGTCGGTCCGGAGTGGAAGAGCCTCGACGATCAGGCCACGTACGACATGATGGGCGGCGGCGACACGCTGGGTGTCTTCCAGCTTGAAGGCGCGGGCATGCGCGACACGCTGAAGAAAGTGCGCCCGCACAGCCTGGAAGACGTGATCGCCATCATCTCGCTCTATCGACCGGGCCCGATGGAAAACATCCCTGTCTATATCGAAGGCAAGGAAAACCCGGAGAGCGTCCAGTATGCTCACCCTGATCTGAAGCCTGTGCTGGAGGCCACCTATGGTGTGCCGGTCTATCAGGAACAGGTCATGCGGATGGCACAGGAAATCGCGGGCTATTCGCTCGGCGATGCTGACCTGCTGCGCCGCGCCATGGGTAAGAAAAAAGTCGAAGAGATGATCGCCCAGCGGAAGCGCTTCGTGGAAGGCGCGGCGGCGAACAAGCAGATGGAAGCCCCGCTCGCCAACGAAATCTTCGACACGATGGAGAAGTTTGCGGGCTACGGCTTCAACAAGTCACACGCTGCGGCCTACGCCCTGATCGGCTATCATACCGGCTATCTGAAGCGCCATTTCGCGGTCGAGTTCCTGGCCGCCTCCATGAGCCTCGATCTCGGCAACACGGACAAGCTCGCTGCCTTCTTCCAGGAAGCCAAGCGTCTGAAGATCCCGGTGATTGCACCGGACGTGAATTCTTCCACCGCCGACTTCGATGTGCGCGACGGTTCCATCGTCTATGCGCTTGGCGCCCTGAAAGGTGTCGGCCTGGAAGCCATGAAACACGTCGTGGCGATCCGGGAGAAGGACGGCCCGTTCAAGGACATCTACGACTTCGCCGAACGCGTCGATCCGAAGCATGTGAACAAGAAGGCCTTCGAATCCCTCGCCAAGGCCGGGGCATTCGACTGTTTCGACAAGAACCGCGCGCGCGTGCTCGCCGGGGCGCCGATGCTGGCGCAGATGGCTGCGAGTGCCGCAGAAGACCGGATGGGCGGGCAGGGCGGCCTGTTCGGAGATGCCGAACCGGCGCTGCGGCCCGCGATGCCCGCCGCCAAGGCGTGGAACGGCCAGCAGAAACTGGACGAGGAATTCCGCTCCATCGGCTTCTACTTCTCCGGCCACCCGCTGGACGATGTACTGTCCGGCCTCGACCGGGAGCGGGTGACGCTGGCGATGGAGATCGAGGAACGGGCCTCCGACGGGAAGCCTATCGAAATGATCGGTATCGTGCGTCTGCGCTCCGACAAGCCCGCCCGCAATGGCGGCAAGTTCGCCTTCCTCACCTTGTCAGACCCGACGGGGGAGGTGGAGATGATGGTCTTCCCGGAAACCCTGTCCCAGAATTACGACCTGCTGCAGGTCGGCAACGCGGTTGCGGTGACGGTCGGGGTGAAGCGCAACGGGGAGGAGATCCGCCTCAATGCTGAACGGGTGCTGCCGCTGGAATCGGCTCGCCTCAGCCGGGGCATGGGGGCGCTGAAAGTGCGCCTCGCGGTGGGTGCCAACCCGGCGGAGATTGCAGGCGTCGTCGGCCACCTCGCCAAGCTGCCCGATGCCGAGCGGGGGGATATCCTCGTCGAGGTGCCACTGGACGATGGCCGGCTGGTGATCCTGAAACTGCCAGCGACCTACACGATCAGCCTGAAAGCCCAGCGGGCCCTGAAGGATGTGCCCGGCGTGGAGCGGGTGGAGCCCCTGAAAGCCGCCTGA
- the pyrH gene encoding UMP kinase, with protein sequence MPSGDPETSELKYKRVLLKLSGEALMGPGQFGIDIPTCEKFAKAIKEARESGAEICLVIGGGNIFRGVAGAAKGMERAQADSMGMLATVMNALAMQSVLENMDVPTRVLSAIHMEAICEPYIRRRAQRHMEKGRIVIFAAGIGNPFFTTDTGAALRAIEMNCDALLKGTQVDGVYTADPKLDASATRYDDVSYQELLVKDLRVMDSSAVSLMRDNNIPIVVFSLKEEGSLLKVLHGQGTSTTITNKGASSK encoded by the coding sequence ATGCCGAGCGGGGATCCCGAGACAAGCGAACTCAAGTACAAACGCGTACTGCTCAAGCTGTCAGGGGAGGCCCTCATGGGCCCCGGCCAGTTCGGAATCGATATCCCGACCTGCGAGAAATTTGCCAAGGCGATCAAGGAAGCCCGCGAATCCGGGGCAGAGATTTGCCTGGTTATCGGTGGCGGAAACATCTTCCGCGGCGTGGCAGGGGCAGCAAAAGGCATGGAGCGTGCCCAGGCGGACTCCATGGGCATGCTGGCCACCGTGATGAACGCCCTCGCCATGCAGAGCGTGCTGGAAAACATGGACGTGCCGACGCGCGTGCTTTCGGCCATCCATATGGAGGCCATCTGCGAACCCTATATCCGCCGCCGCGCCCAGCGCCACATGGAGAAGGGCCGGATTGTCATTTTCGCCGCGGGCATCGGCAATCCGTTCTTCACAACCGATACCGGGGCGGCGCTGCGCGCCATCGAAATGAATTGTGATGCGCTGCTGAAGGGCACGCAAGTGGACGGTGTCTACACCGCCGATCCGAAGCTGGATGCATCGGCCACCCGTTATGATGATGTGTCCTACCAGGAGTTGCTGGTGAAAGACCTTCGTGTGATGGATTCTTCTGCAGTTAGTCTGATGCGTGACAACAACATCCCGATCGTGGTGTTCTCGCTGAAGGAAGAAGGGTCGCTGCTGAAAGTGCTGCACGGACAGGGCACCTCTACGACAATTACGAACAAGGGAGCGTCTTCCAAATGA